One Scytonema millei VB511283 genomic window carries:
- a CDS encoding GH39 family glycosyl hydrolase, translating into MFKPSAKRSVLFHVVLAIACTATVVLSTFNDAVGTSDAFQVKVSSKQPGNLFIESQPVDLMIQVSGNKPDVVEYKIREHNGSWTSNAKIPLRSQVDPSKGIPLHLQLPNRGLYYLTVSARAGQSKVEAKTKVGVVFDPSPVNPDSRWGLFTIPYDGENDPAKATALARSHRLLGAAWSRLNFWHWSYENLQVKPTSAQARDLKISTAANQLQPTDKTESDNLFQKIFAKADFLKLHTFCPLLSANKNDAQVSVSFSKWKGIAQAMHREGISVMGEFAEMPRELSSRPQETQETGEGAAVWARVKPRDYQLWNQLVEKTAREFKQEIQFWEIWNEPDANNFWLGTPEEFAELIRQTARAVKSANPKAQIVASGFTSHGVSFLDKVLKQDVAPLIDVFSFHTNDLAPYKALLSKHGVPAERPIWGTEDPTLVSLRGMKEGYARQFHFFHKRFGTNYDSFAALVDRDLTPLPDGITYSVAAHIIGNAQVVESIERPSAQIYVFQKGNEAIATWRVLQAGLSGGSVTYAVTPLPGKTPQLIDAMGRSKPLKLQNGEVTLPIDQTTFIRDASKIKIAKYSLPQEKSDPLQYVFLAKSGKWTKEWTLAQPGKHNPPPASDFWQPFLQIFASSEPSSEGYAVEIPINVPQPGRYQLLFMGITTNSLLEKYRWTSPFAWSIDGGQKTQVTAPLKSYWRVNRQRQTKNELLKPEDMAATGGPELYQELGVVELSQGQHTFRLELTAGRTTPDKLYTTFFEGIVLRPIQEN; encoded by the coding sequence ATGTTTAAACCTTCTGCCAAAAGATCCGTCCTTTTCCATGTTGTCCTGGCGATCGCATGTACAGCAACAGTGGTTCTTTCTACTTTTAATGATGCTGTTGGCACGTCTGATGCTTTTCAAGTTAAGGTGAGTTCAAAACAACCTGGTAACTTATTTATTGAGTCTCAGCCAGTTGACTTAATGATTCAAGTTTCAGGAAATAAGCCTGACGTTGTAGAGTATAAGATACGGGAGCATAACGGTTCTTGGACTAGCAATGCTAAGATTCCATTACGATCTCAGGTCGATCCATCTAAAGGGATTCCGTTGCATCTTCAACTACCTAATCGTGGATTGTATTATCTGACAGTCTCAGCACGCGCAGGGCAGTCAAAAGTAGAGGCTAAAACCAAAGTTGGGGTGGTGTTCGATCCTAGTCCAGTTAATCCTGACTCTCGCTGGGGCTTGTTTACAATTCCTTATGATGGAGAAAACGATCCTGCTAAAGCAACCGCTTTAGCTCGCAGCCACCGACTACTGGGTGCTGCTTGGAGTCGCCTCAACTTTTGGCATTGGTCTTATGAAAATCTACAAGTTAAGCCGACCTCAGCTCAAGCGCGGGATTTAAAAATATCTACCGCTGCAAATCAACTTCAGCCAACAGATAAAACAGAGTCTGACAACTTGTTTCAAAAAATCTTTGCAAAAGCTGATTTTCTCAAACTGCATACTTTTTGTCCCTTGCTTAGTGCCAACAAAAATGATGCGCAGGTTTCAGTCAGTTTTAGCAAGTGGAAAGGAATAGCTCAGGCTATGCATCGGGAAGGGATTAGCGTGATGGGCGAGTTTGCAGAAATGCCTCGCGAATTGTCCTCTCGTCCGCAGGAAACACAAGAAACAGGTGAAGGTGCAGCAGTATGGGCGCGTGTAAAGCCGAGAGACTATCAGTTATGGAATCAACTTGTGGAGAAAACAGCGCGGGAGTTTAAGCAAGAAATTCAATTTTGGGAAATTTGGAACGAACCAGATGCGAATAACTTTTGGTTAGGAACACCAGAGGAATTTGCCGAACTGATCCGGCAAACTGCCAGAGCAGTAAAATCTGCTAATCCGAAAGCTCAGATTGTTGCCTCTGGCTTTACCAGTCATGGCGTGTCCTTTCTAGATAAAGTGCTGAAGCAAGATGTAGCCCCTCTGATCGATGTCTTTTCTTTTCACACTAATGACTTAGCCCCTTATAAAGCTTTACTCTCAAAACACGGCGTGCCAGCGGAACGCCCCATCTGGGGAACGGAAGATCCAACTTTAGTTAGTCTTAGAGGGATGAAGGAAGGATATGCACGGCAATTTCATTTCTTCCACAAACGATTTGGCACGAATTACGATAGCTTTGCTGCACTTGTAGATCGCGACTTAACGCCGCTCCCAGATGGCATTACTTACTCAGTAGCGGCGCATATTATTGGTAACGCGCAAGTAGTGGAAAGCATAGAGCGTCCATCCGCGCAAATTTACGTCTTTCAAAAAGGCAACGAGGCGATCGCAACGTGGAGAGTTTTACAGGCAGGTTTGAGTGGAGGAAGTGTCACTTATGCAGTAACACCTTTACCAGGTAAAACTCCTCAGCTGATTGATGCAATGGGACGCAGCAAACCCCTAAAGCTTCAGAATGGTGAGGTCACTCTACCAATCGACCAAACGACTTTCATCCGAGATGCAAGTAAAATTAAAATAGCCAAGTACAGCCTACCGCAAGAGAAGTCCGATCCTTTACAGTACGTATTTTTAGCCAAATCAGGTAAATGGACAAAGGAATGGACGTTGGCTCAACCTGGAAAGCACAATCCTCCACCTGCAAGTGACTTTTGGCAACCTTTTCTGCAAATATTTGCGAGCAGCGAACCCAGTTCAGAAGGATATGCAGTTGAGATCCCGATTAATGTTCCCCAGCCGGGACGTTATCAGTTACTGTTCATGGGGATAACCACAAACTCCCTGCTGGAAAAGTATCGTTGGACATCACCGTTTGCATGGAGTATTGATGGAGGTCAGAAGACACAAGTTACAGCTCCCCTAAAAAGCTATTGGCGTGTCAATCGACAGAGACAAACTAAGAATGAATTGCTTAAACCAGAAGATATGGCAGCTACAGGTGGTCCAGAACTTTATCAAGAACTTGGTGTTGTAGAGTTATCTCAAGGTCAGCATACTTTTCGCCTTGAGTTGACCGCAGGACGGACGACTCCAGATAAGCTCTATACAACTTTTTTTGAAGGCATTGTTCTAAGACCTATTCAAGAAAACTAA
- a CDS encoding MBOAT family O-acyltransferase — protein sequence MLFTSPEFAIFFLVTFIIYYLPFFQKQQPIIIIAGSFIFYGWNSSWLMGLLALSISLNTITSFKILHSLRKRQKHLWMTLGIVGNLLILGFFKYGILITNFITTTFHTSNVLTDSAITLLSDLPVPIGLSFYTFLSIGLLADLAREQSFVLRGSYSKKISFRHHLLSTSLFITFFPSLISGPISRASDFYSQVQPKFLKDIPWYDVLRSLIIGYYLKMVIADNLKDYTYWISFPYYQSLGTMTNIVLLVGYSIQIFADFAGYSLIAIGLAAALGYQLPQNFNFPYVSLSLSEFWRRWHISLSTWLRDYLYFPLGGNRKGKIRTYINLIVVMTLGGLWHGATWNYAVWGIFHGCGLAVERLLGVNQTSKEIQDRSKSFWQQFLLDLIRWFFVFSFVSIGWIFFKLVNFDAAIDFFITLTRNLHQRLSLDIIAPTTLFALPIIISHSFYFLIYKYLSNNKLLKNISLKSSMDLVLGVLLALTLLDAGSTDTFIYFQF from the coding sequence ATGTTATTTACAAGCCCAGAATTTGCTATTTTCTTTTTAGTTACTTTTATAATTTATTACTTACCGTTTTTTCAAAAACAGCAGCCCATCATCATTATTGCTGGAAGTTTCATTTTCTATGGGTGGAATTCATCATGGCTTATGGGATTGCTAGCACTATCGATCAGTCTTAATACAATTACCAGTTTTAAAATATTACATTCGTTAAGAAAACGCCAGAAACATCTTTGGATGACATTAGGTATAGTAGGAAACTTACTTATTTTAGGCTTTTTTAAATATGGCATACTTATAACTAATTTTATTACTACTACTTTTCATACATCAAATGTTTTGACTGATAGTGCTATCACCTTGCTATCCGATCTACCAGTACCTATTGGTCTATCTTTTTATACATTTTTATCTATTGGTTTACTAGCCGATCTTGCTAGAGAGCAAAGTTTCGTTTTAAGAGGAAGTTATAGCAAAAAAATAAGTTTTAGACATCATCTTCTTAGCACGTCATTGTTTATTACATTTTTTCCCAGCTTAATTTCAGGACCTATTTCAAGAGCAAGCGACTTTTATTCTCAAGTTCAACCAAAATTTTTGAAGGATATACCTTGGTACGATGTTTTGCGATCGCTGATAATTGGCTATTATTTAAAAATGGTAATAGCTGACAATTTAAAGGATTACACGTACTGGATTAGCTTTCCTTACTATCAAAGCTTAGGAACTATGACAAATATAGTTCTATTAGTTGGCTACTCAATACAGATATTTGCAGATTTTGCTGGTTACTCATTAATAGCCATAGGTCTAGCTGCGGCTCTAGGTTATCAACTACCACAAAACTTTAATTTTCCTTATGTATCTCTCTCGTTATCAGAATTTTGGAGACGCTGGCACATTTCATTATCAACATGGCTAAGGGACTATTTATACTTTCCTTTGGGAGGGAATAGAAAAGGTAAAATTAGAACCTATATCAACTTGATAGTCGTTATGACACTAGGCGGACTGTGGCATGGAGCAACATGGAACTATGCAGTATGGGGTATTTTCCACGGTTGTGGGTTAGCTGTAGAAAGATTACTAGGTGTCAATCAAACATCAAAAGAAATACAAGATCGGTCAAAATCTTTTTGGCAGCAATTCTTATTAGATTTAATTCGTTGGTTTTTTGTCTTTAGCTTTGTCTCAATAGGTTGGATATTCTTTAAATTAGTTAATTTTGATGCCGCAATAGATTTTTTCATTACTTTAACTAGAAATCTTCATCAAAGATTGTCTCTCGATATTATCGCTCCCACTACTTTATTTGCTTTGCCGATTATTATCTCGCACTCATTTTATTTTTTAATTTATAAATATTTATCCAATAATAAATTGCTGAAAAATATTTCATTAAAAAGTAGTATGGATTTAGTCTTAGGAGTACTACTAGCACTGACTCTTCTCGATGCTGGCAGCACCGATACATTTATATACTTTCAGTTTTAG
- a CDS encoding class I SAM-dependent methyltransferase, with translation MQALNVAKSVLKNFAFHKIGRCNVCGKVSLFVCLDVDMARNNMYCIFCRSSSRKRHVAKIILSEVIQNTPSISCISKKQSLKIYSTDTNEAFYKVLRNYDSYTSSIFSPDIKIGTEVHERVFCQNLEKLTFDNETFDLVITEDVFEHVRDYQRGFSEVNRVLKTGGYHIFTVPCYFDRPTLVRVDTSTDEDVYLLPPEYHGDKIRGKILAYRTFGIDIFHFLQSLGFETRVDFSNYSDQKLGIFNSYVFITRKVFHHESLSVATVDSSYYQLHSSGT, from the coding sequence GTGCAAGCGTTAAATGTTGCTAAAAGTGTACTCAAAAACTTTGCTTTTCACAAAATAGGGAGATGTAATGTATGTGGAAAAGTATCGTTATTCGTTTGCTTAGATGTGGATATGGCACGCAATAATATGTACTGCATATTTTGTCGTAGCTCGTCCAGAAAAAGACACGTTGCCAAAATTATCCTTAGTGAAGTTATTCAAAATACCCCTTCTATTTCTTGTATTTCAAAAAAACAAAGCTTAAAAATTTACAGTACTGACACGAATGAGGCTTTTTATAAAGTCTTACGTAATTATGACTCATACACATCTTCTATTTTCTCGCCTGATATCAAAATAGGAACGGAAGTTCATGAAAGGGTATTTTGTCAAAATTTAGAAAAATTAACTTTTGACAATGAGACTTTCGATCTTGTCATCACAGAAGATGTATTTGAACATGTAAGAGATTATCAAAGAGGATTTTCTGAAGTCAATCGAGTTTTGAAAACTGGAGGTTATCATATATTTACTGTTCCTTGTTATTTTGATAGACCGACTCTTGTTCGCGTTGACACTTCTACGGATGAGGACGTATATCTTTTGCCTCCCGAATATCATGGAGATAAAATTCGCGGTAAGATTTTAGCCTATAGAACTTTTGGCATCGATATATTTCATTTCTTACAGTCGCTCGGATTTGAGACAAGAGTAGATTTTTCTAATTACTCCGACCAAAAACTAGGAATTTTTAATAGCTATGTTTTTATTACTAGGAAGGTTTTCCATCATGAAAGTCTCTCTGTCGCCACGGTAGATTCTAGTTATTATCAACTTCATTCCAGTGGAACTTAA
- the rfbA gene encoding glucose-1-phosphate thymidylyltransferase RfbA, whose product MKGIILAGGSGTRLYPLTRVVSKQLMSVYDKPMIYYPLSILMLAGIREILIISTPNDLPLFQELLKDGSQWGLKFSYIEQPKPEGLAQAFILGRDFIQNEPVCLILGDNIFHGHGLSEILARASMLRKGGLIFGYPVKDPRQYGVVEFDPRGRAVSIEEKPLIPKSKYAVPGIYFYDSQVVKIATSLKPSARNELEITDVNSVYLNRGQLRVEVLGRGYAWLDTGTHESLHQAANFIQTLEERQGLKIACIEEIAYRQGYIDSVQLRYLAKPMLKSSYGRYLMELLDDESHVMTTLSELEQAFYALKG is encoded by the coding sequence ATGAAAGGCATTATTTTAGCTGGTGGCTCTGGAACTCGACTTTATCCTTTAACTCGTGTTGTTAGTAAGCAGTTAATGTCTGTTTACGACAAACCAATGATTTACTATCCCTTATCCATACTAATGCTAGCGGGAATTAGAGAAATATTGATTATTTCCACACCTAACGATCTACCGCTGTTTCAAGAGCTATTGAAAGATGGTAGTCAGTGGGGATTAAAGTTTAGTTATATCGAACAGCCTAAGCCTGAAGGGTTAGCGCAAGCTTTTATCTTAGGTCGAGATTTTATTCAAAACGAACCAGTTTGTCTGATTCTGGGTGATAACATTTTTCATGGACATGGGTTAAGTGAAATATTGGCTCGTGCTTCCATGCTTCGCAAAGGAGGATTAATATTTGGTTATCCAGTCAAAGACCCGCGACAATACGGTGTAGTTGAGTTCGATCCTCGCGGACGTGCTGTCAGTATTGAAGAAAAACCTCTCATTCCTAAGTCCAAGTATGCAGTACCTGGAATATACTTTTATGACTCTCAGGTGGTGAAAATCGCTACGAGCCTTAAGCCTTCTGCTCGTAATGAGTTAGAAATTACAGATGTGAATTCGGTTTACCTCAACCGAGGTCAGCTAAGAGTAGAGGTTCTGGGTCGAGGATATGCTTGGTTAGATACAGGTACACACGAATCGTTGCATCAGGCAGCTAACTTTATTCAAACTTTAGAAGAACGGCAAGGACTAAAAATTGCTTGCATTGAAGAAATTGCCTATCGACAAGGATATATTGACTCAGTTCAGTTGCGCTACCTTGCTAAACCTATGCTCAAAAGTAGTTATGGAAGATATTTGATGGAGCTTCTAGACGATGAATCTCATGTTATGACGACACTCAGCGAGTTAGAGCAGGCATTTTATGCGCTTAAAGGATAG
- the rfbC gene encoding dTDP-4-dehydrorhamnose 3,5-epimerase: MRVIETAIPDVLIIEPHVFGDNRGFFYESYNEKAFWEKIGISARFVQDNHSRSTKNVLRGLHYQIQQPQGKLVRVVQGAVFDVAVDLRKQSKTFGQWVGAFLSAENNQQLWVPKGFAHGFMVLTEYVEFLYKTTDYYAPQHERCVLWNDPDLAIAWPLENEPVLSAKDRAGKLLRDAEVFA, translated from the coding sequence ATGAGAGTTATAGAAACTGCCATTCCTGACGTTCTCATAATTGAGCCGCACGTGTTCGGAGATAACCGAGGCTTCTTTTACGAAAGCTATAACGAAAAGGCTTTCTGGGAAAAAATCGGTATTTCAGCTCGTTTTGTCCAAGACAATCATTCTCGCTCTACTAAGAATGTACTGCGTGGTCTGCACTATCAAATTCAGCAGCCTCAAGGCAAGCTTGTAAGAGTTGTACAAGGAGCCGTATTTGATGTTGCGGTAGATTTAAGAAAGCAATCGAAGACTTTCGGTCAATGGGTAGGAGCCTTCTTAAGTGCAGAAAACAACCAGCAGCTTTGGGTTCCTAAAGGCTTTGCTCACGGGTTTATGGTACTCACTGAATATGTAGAGTTTTTATATAAAACCACAGATTATTATGCTCCACAGCACGAACGCTGTGTTTTGTGGAACGATCCCGATCTGGCGATCGCTTGGCCTCTTGAAAATGAGCCAGTTCTATCTGCCAAAGATCGAGCTGGGAAATTGCTACGAGACGCAGAGGTATTTGCATGA
- the rfbD gene encoding dTDP-4-dehydrorhamnose reductase: protein MKILLTGITGQVGWELQQTLMPLGKVISTGRSTSQRALQMDLAQPDTIRRTLREVKPALIVNAAAYTAVDKAELDSDTAMAVNGIAPGIIAEEAKSLGAAVIHYSTDYVFDGKKSTAYTERDLPNPQNVYGKTKLIGEQAIEAVGGSYSILRTSWVYSRHQNNFLLTILRLAQERDELQVVNDQVGSPTWSRLIAEATAQILFQATKQNLYDFLAHKSGIYHLSATGQVSWYGFAKAILEQERKFNTFKLQRLVAIASEQYSTAAKRPAYSVLNNQKLSDTFGIVLPNWQRTLQLLLTPEAIAS from the coding sequence ATGAAAATTCTATTGACAGGTATAACTGGGCAAGTAGGTTGGGAACTACAGCAGACCTTAATGCCTTTGGGTAAAGTCATCTCTACAGGACGCAGCACTAGTCAAAGAGCGCTGCAAATGGATTTGGCTCAACCAGACACTATTCGTCGGACGCTGCGCGAAGTTAAACCCGCCTTAATTGTTAACGCTGCTGCATATACAGCTGTGGACAAAGCTGAATTAGATTCGGATACGGCAATGGCAGTGAATGGAATTGCCCCTGGCATCATTGCAGAAGAAGCAAAATCGCTAGGTGCAGCAGTCATTCACTATTCAACAGACTACGTGTTTGATGGCAAAAAAAGTACAGCATACACCGAGCGGGATTTACCCAACCCTCAAAATGTTTATGGTAAAACCAAACTCATAGGCGAGCAGGCTATTGAGGCAGTGGGTGGCTCGTATTCTATCCTTCGCACTAGTTGGGTATATAGCCGACATCAGAACAATTTTCTGCTGACAATCCTGCGGCTAGCTCAGGAACGAGACGAATTACAAGTCGTTAACGACCAAGTTGGATCTCCCACCTGGAGTCGCTTAATTGCTGAAGCTACAGCACAAATTTTATTTCAAGCCACAAAACAAAATCTATACGATTTCTTAGCTCATAAAAGTGGGATATATCACTTGAGTGCTACAGGACAGGTTAGTTGGTATGGTTTTGCTAAAGCGATTCTCGAACAAGAGCGAAAGTTTAACACGTTCAAGTTACAGAGGTTAGTCGCGATCGCCTCAGAGCAGTATTCTACAGCAGCAAAGCGACCGGCTTATTCTGTATTGAACAATCAAAAGTTATCTGATACATTCGGGATCGTATTACCTAACTGGCAAAGAACTCTACAGTTATTATTGACTCCAGAGGCGATCGCAAGTTAA
- a CDS encoding glycosyltransferase family 2 protein: MLSIVIPLFNEEENIPKLYERIVSASHTWNSAFEAILVDDGSTDRTLSLLRKLYQKDSRFKYISFSRNFGHQTAVSAGLRYTTGDVIAVMDADLQDPPEELYRFLDKWRQGYQVVYGVRTQRKENIFKRSAYYMFYRILAWCSSIKIPLDSGDFCIMDRTIVDWLNIMPERNRFVRGLRSWIGYRQIGIPYERHKRFAGEVKYTFQKLLRLALDGMIDFSYRPLQVSGIFGLFICFFSLISIIFFFFHRILGFRVFGYSPQDVPGFTSLILATLFLGGAQLTTLGLFGEYLGRIFDEVKQRPLYIVKEQDGFETKKEAYNTATLLPGDLRI; the protein is encoded by the coding sequence ATGCTGTCAATTGTAATACCACTTTTCAACGAAGAAGAGAACATTCCGAAGCTCTACGAGCGTATCGTTAGTGCTTCCCATACTTGGAATTCTGCGTTTGAAGCCATCCTCGTAGATGATGGAAGTACCGATCGAACTCTTTCTCTTTTACGCAAACTCTATCAAAAAGATTCGCGTTTTAAGTATATTAGTTTTTCTCGTAACTTTGGTCATCAAACAGCTGTCAGTGCAGGTCTTCGTTATACAACTGGCGATGTGATAGCTGTCATGGATGCTGACTTGCAAGATCCTCCTGAAGAACTTTACCGCTTTTTAGATAAGTGGCGGCAAGGATATCAAGTGGTTTACGGAGTTAGAACTCAAAGAAAAGAAAATATCTTCAAACGCTCTGCTTACTACATGTTTTACCGCATACTAGCGTGGTGTTCGTCTATCAAGATCCCCTTAGATTCAGGAGATTTTTGCATTATGGATAGAACCATCGTAGATTGGTTGAATATCATGCCCGAACGCAATCGTTTTGTTCGAGGATTACGTTCTTGGATAGGTTATCGGCAAATTGGTATTCCATACGAACGACATAAGCGTTTTGCTGGAGAGGTAAAATATACGTTTCAAAAACTTTTACGTCTTGCCCTAGATGGCATGATTGACTTCTCCTATCGACCTTTACAAGTTAGTGGCATTTTCGGTCTGTTTATTTGCTTCTTTTCCTTAATAAGTATTATATTCTTCTTCTTTCATCGGATTTTAGGATTTAGGGTTTTCGGCTATTCTCCCCAAGATGTACCAGGCTTTACATCTTTGATTTTAGCAACTTTATTTCTGGGAGGCGCTCAACTAACAACACTGGGACTTTTTGGTGAATATCTAGGGCGAATTTTTGATGAGGTGAAGCAACGTCCACTCTATATTGTCAAAGAACAGGATGGTTTTGAAACTAAAAAAGAGGCTTACAATACTGCAACACTTCTCCCAGGAGATCTTAGAATTTGA
- a CDS encoding lysylphosphatidylglycerol synthase transmembrane domain-containing protein, which yields MKRNLLVWLGWLISFVFLYFVFRRLDWALVIEAFHQVSLSTLIMMAGVYCLGFIIRAWRWKFLLPHRVSMGDSLGAVVLGYGANNILPARLGEIVRAQAIGKSCQISRSFALASILVERIFDGLVLVGLLYLGTRDSSIPTWVSSVGVLGLTIFGGALTIVMLLTLTRSLWDTKTHFLPSAKLQNFFQQFAKGLTLVWRTPFLPLTILGLSLTIWLVEGIVFHIAIQAFELKVPLTAPLFVMGLVNLGILAPTAPGYLGAFQYFGTMALNVWQVPSETALACIVIIHACQYLPITIWGLSYIPYFGFTSLTKLKSEIE from the coding sequence TTGAAACGCAATTTATTAGTTTGGTTAGGCTGGTTAATTAGTTTTGTTTTTCTTTACTTTGTTTTCCGTAGGTTAGATTGGGCATTGGTAATAGAGGCTTTTCATCAAGTTTCTTTATCCACTCTAATAATGATGGCAGGAGTATATTGTTTAGGATTCATCATCAGAGCGTGGCGCTGGAAATTTTTACTTCCTCATAGGGTTTCTATGGGTGATTCTTTGGGGGCAGTAGTTTTAGGATATGGAGCCAATAATATCTTACCAGCTCGTTTAGGTGAAATTGTTAGGGCGCAGGCGATCGGTAAAAGTTGTCAAATTAGTCGCTCTTTTGCTCTAGCTAGCATCCTAGTCGAACGTATTTTTGATGGTTTAGTGCTAGTAGGATTGTTATATTTGGGAACGAGAGATAGTAGCATTCCTACGTGGGTTTCGTCAGTAGGAGTTTTAGGACTCACTATCTTTGGAGGAGCGTTAACAATAGTCATGCTTTTAACTTTGACTCGTTCTCTATGGGATACAAAAACTCATTTTTTACCTTCGGCAAAGTTACAAAATTTTTTCCAGCAGTTTGCCAAAGGATTAACATTAGTGTGGCGGACTCCATTCCTTCCTTTAACTATATTGGGATTGAGCCTTACTATTTGGTTAGTAGAGGGTATCGTTTTCCATATTGCTATTCAAGCTTTTGAACTCAAAGTGCCACTAACAGCTCCCTTGTTTGTGATGGGGTTAGTTAATTTAGGTATCCTAGCTCCAACTGCTCCAGGATATTTAGGAGCTTTTCAATATTTCGGAACAATGGCTCTAAATGTTTGGCAAGTGCCATCAGAAACAGCTTTAGCCTGTATTGTAATAATTCATGCCTGTCAGTATTTACCTATAACAATCTGGGGATTGAGCTACATTCCTTACTTTGGCTTTACGTCATTAACAAAGCTGAAAAGTGAAATCGAGTAA
- a CDS encoding NAD(P)/FAD-dependent oxidoreductase yields the protein MNKAMNLLIIGGGATGLASAYIAAKRGEKVTLLEASSKLGGLLSTFDIGGTKLECFYHHFFTHDAEINWLLKELNLSQDVRFVETKMGMYRFGKIHPFTTTKDLLQFPKLSLLDKIRFGLTSLFLSKQKKWHKYENTSALEWFYKWAGKRVTNTIWYPMLEIKFGEYAAKIPLAWMIGRMTQRLKSRSKGKEKLGYLKGSLQRLVDALELKLRERKVIIFKNTPVTELLFENDRVIGVKTPQGEFRADKILVTIPTIYLSKLIPNKFSHYRTQLERIEYFGAICVVVVTEKPLSNIYWLNVGDPGFDFGGVIEQTNFLSPKEYQGLHVTYLSRYATWREPILSKTDPEIISLFKKQLQSIYPDLEAKGIKDIQVFRTKTAATVCDKNFSDKIPAYKSPISNLYIASMAHVYPDERSVNNSIKVALNADAVLQIS from the coding sequence TTGAATAAAGCAATGAATCTATTAATTATCGGAGGTGGTGCAACTGGCTTAGCATCTGCCTACATCGCAGCTAAACGTGGTGAAAAAGTAACTTTACTGGAGGCTTCTAGTAAGTTAGGAGGACTATTATCAACTTTTGACATTGGAGGAACAAAGCTCGAATGCTTTTATCATCACTTTTTTACTCACGACGCAGAGATCAACTGGCTACTAAAAGAACTAAATCTTTCTCAAGATGTGCGATTTGTTGAAACAAAAATGGGTATGTATCGCTTTGGAAAGATTCATCCTTTCACAACAACAAAAGACTTATTACAATTTCCAAAATTAAGCTTGTTGGATAAAATTCGCTTTGGGCTAACTAGTTTGTTTTTATCTAAACAAAAAAAGTGGCATAAATATGAAAATACTTCTGCTTTAGAGTGGTTTTATAAGTGGGCAGGAAAGCGGGTGACTAATACCATTTGGTATCCAATGCTTGAAATTAAATTTGGTGAATACGCCGCTAAGATTCCACTCGCTTGGATGATTGGACGAATGACACAGAGGTTGAAATCTCGCTCCAAAGGAAAAGAAAAACTAGGATACTTGAAGGGAAGTTTACAAAGATTAGTTGATGCACTTGAGCTTAAACTGAGAGAAAGAAAAGTAATTATTTTCAAAAATACTCCAGTCACAGAGCTACTCTTCGAGAACGATCGCGTCATAGGTGTAAAAACTCCTCAAGGAGAGTTTAGAGCTGATAAAATATTAGTCACTATCCCCACAATTTATTTATCTAAGCTCATTCCAAATAAGTTTTCTCACTATCGCACGCAGTTAGAAAGAATTGAATATTTTGGAGCTATATGCGTCGTTGTTGTTACAGAAAAACCTTTAAGTAACATCTATTGGTTAAATGTCGGAGATCCTGGTTTTGATTTTGGAGGTGTAATCGAGCAAACGAACTTTTTATCTCCAAAGGAATATCAAGGGTTACACGTCACGTATTTATCTAGATATGCTACTTGGAGGGAACCAATATTATCTAAAACCGATCCAGAAATTATTAGCCTTTTTAAAAAACAGCTACAGTCAATTTATCCCGATCTAGAAGCTAAAGGAATTAAAGATATCCAAGTTTTTCGCACAAAAACAGCTGCTACGGTTTGCGATAAAAATTTTTCTGACAAGATTCCAGCTTACAAAAGTCCTATTTCCAATCTTTATATAGCTAGCATGGCACACGTATATCCAGATGAAAGGAGCGTGAATAATAGTATAAAAGTAGCACTCAATGCAGATGCTGTGTTGCAAATTTCTTAA